From Sporolactobacillus pectinivorans:
ATATAGACAAAAATTTATCATTAATTTATTGTAATAATAAGGCGGCTAATTAATTTTGTCAATTTTTGTGGAGGGGTAGTATGGGAAACGTTAATTTCGATTTAAAAGACATACCTAAAAGCGAAGATTTGCTAAAGTTTTCTAATAAAAATATGCCTCTAAAAATAAATGCTATACAGGCATGTTTATTTTTATTTAGAACTACAGATGAAATTTCAAAGATAGTCGATAGTCAATTTCAAAAATATGGAGTGTCTGATGGCAAATTTTCTGTACTTATGACTTTATACAACAGGAATAATCATCAATTAACACCATCTGAATTAAGCAACGAATTAAATGTTACAAGAGCAACAATTAGTGGGCTTTTAAATGGTCTAGAAAAAGATAAACTTGTAGAAAGATGTAAACATCCATCTGACGGAAGAATGCTGACAATAAAGATAACTGAAAAAGGTGTAAAACTTATGGATGAGCTTTGTCCAAAACATTTCACCTTATTAAGCAAACTACTAGGATCCTTGGATTGTGAAAGCTTAAATTCTTTTATAGATAATTTAAAGCTTATACGAATTGGAATTGCAGACCGCATTTTCGAATAACGATCTGCCGGTAGAACCGTATTAGTAACGCCCTATAAGGACTCTTCATCAGCGTAGCTGCTAAGGCAGCTTGTACAAAAGACCGTCAACCGTTTATCCACGCTACTTATCTTGCGAATGGATCAACGTATTTGCACTTCGTCATACTGTCGCGTAACCGATCCGCCGCTTCTTGTTCGCGTATATACTTGGCGACGGTCTTTTCATTGAGTTCTCAATGGGGGTATTGTCAGAAACATGCGGATTTACTGATAAGTACAAATTAAGTTATTTACTTGATGCCTTCGAAATGAGAAGCGATTAAATAAAGTAGTTGTTTACCCGTGCGGCCATTCCTTTATTAAACTACAGATTTCATGACAAGTTCTTTACGGCGCTATAATTAAAGAAATAGACTGCTGCACGTTTGACAGATACCGCGCAACGGCGAAACAAGGTGAATTAGGAGGAAGAGATTAATGATCATTAGAGAGGCTGTTGAAAAGGATTGTAAGGATATAGCATCCTTAATAAACCAGCTAGGCTATCCAACAACGGTGAAACAAATGCACGAGAGATTCTGCAAATTAAACTCAGCCTATCAAACGTTTGTTGCCGATTATGAGGGTCATGTTATTGGGCTCATAGGACTTTGTAAGGGCCTGTTCTATGAAATCGATGGATCCTACATAAAAATTGTCGCCTTGGTGATCGATTCTAAATATCGTCATGAAGGGATAGGGAAAAAATTATTAATAGCAGCGGAGGAGTGGGCTCTAGCACAAGGGATAAAAAGCGTGGGCGTTAATAGCGGTAATCGGCCCGAAAGGTGTGCTGCTCATCAATTTTACAGAAATATGGGATTTATTGATAAAAGCATTGGATTTATCAAGCATCTAGATGGATGACACGGTTCATGCTTTACTGCGCAACAGCTATTCTTACTCAGAAAGGTACTTTTTTGTCCAGTAAACAAATTTATTGTTCAATAAAGGACTTTTTCTCAATGCAACATTTACAACGTTAAGCAAAGTCTAATCCTGATAAAAATTGATTCCTTTCGTGCTAAGGAAATCAATTCTTTTTAGTTGACGGCTTGTTCAAATTAAAGCTCCCATACGCGCAAATAGATATTGCGTTAGTTTGATATTAATATGTCAGGCCTCGCATATTTGCGAGGCCTGATCTCAAATGGATCCGCTGAGTTAACAATTCAGCGCTCCACGTGTTTTACGTTTAAATCATCTTATCCACGCGACCTAAGTCTCTTATCAACTGTTGAAATAGTGACCTTGCTCAAGATCTTCGATCAGCGTAGGGTGTACTGGCTGCCAGTTCAAGAGTTCTTGGGTTTGTGCGCTCGATCTTGGAATGTCAAGAGATGCCAATGCGCCGAGAAAGCCGAAGTGGGCATCTGCCTCTTCGCGGGAAATGCTGACCACCGGCAGGTTCAGGTGCTTACCGATGATTTCTGCAATGTCGCGGAATGGTATGCCCTCGTCGCCGACCCCGTCAAGCTGTGACCCTGCCGGGGCGGCTTCCACCGCCAAGCGGAACAAACGAGCTGCATCGAGGCGATGTACTGCCGGCCAGCGGTTGGACCCGTCATCCACATAGGCAGAGACGCCCTTGTCACGGGCGATGTGGATCAGCCTTGGTACGAAGCCCTTGTCGCCCTCGCCGTGCACGGACGGTGAAAGACTGACAATCGATGCCCGCACCCCGCGTTCAGCCAGCGCGAGCACAGCGTTATCTGATGCTGTTCCGTTTGCGTGAGCGGTGGTCACGAATGGCTTACCTGTGCCCCTTAGTGCTGCCCCCATCGTTTCGACTGCTCGCAGATCGGTTGCGAGAGAGCCAGCGAAGTCAGAAAAGTCATGTTTAAAAGCCAAATGAATGACACCATCGGCATCGGAGGCGCCGCTGTGAAGGCTGGCGAGGTCGTCAAGGGCGCCGTGGTGCACTTCGGCGCCAGCTTCTTTCAATTTTGCGGCCCCATTATCTGAGCGGGTAAGGCCGATAACTTGATTGCCGGCATTAATGAGTTCCTGGACCACTGCAGAACCGATATAGCCTGTTGCACCTGTTACAAAAACACGCATATTAATTTCCTCCTTAAGTTGTTGAATGATGGAGATACTTGAACAATTTGAGTATAAACTATAAAGTTAACTCTAAGGCAAGTCAAATTGAGGAGAGATCTATATGAAAATTCAAGAATTAGCTGAAAAGACAGGTTTAACACCCTACACCATTCGTTTTTATGAAAAGGAAGGCTTGTTGGACCATCGACATGTCCAGAGAGAAGAAAATAACTATCGCAACTATTCAGACGAGGCTATCGAGCGGCTGAAACTCGTAAAGAAGTTTAAGGGCGTGGGTTGCTCGCTGGCCGAATTGAAGGAAATCTTGCAGGAACATGATGAAAATACGTTTACCAATCTGCAAGTGATTGACTGGATTCGCCAAAAGATAAGTGAGATCGAACGTAAGAAGGCCGAATATGATCAGATGCTTGAAACTCTAAACTGGATGTTGGAATACAGAATGGCATTGACGAATGACCCGGAAAAGGCCCATTCTTTGTTAACGGTTCGCCATTCTAAGTAGTCGTGCATTGGATTGATTATTAAATCGTCCAATCTGAGCTTTTTATCACTTTTGGTCAAAAAGGAACTATTGAACTTTCCTACCCTTTACTTTTAAGTACAATCATTCACAATGTCACATTTGTAATTTCAAAAATTTGATTTACAGCCATATTCCTTTCTGTATACAACTTTACTGCATAATTCATGCCTGCGTGATTCTTATGATATTTCTTCAGCCGACCTTTAACTTACCCTCCTTTTTTAGTCAATTCAATCTCTTCACGTTGCCGCATACAAATAAGATCTCTTTCTAATTAGTTAACACCAACACCAGTCACACCGTAATTAAAAATTGGCTGTATGGTTCATTCTCCGATAAATCAAGTCCAGTACAGTNNNNNNNNNNNNNNNNNNNNNNNNNNNNNNNNNNNNNNNNNNNNNNNNNNNNNNNNNNNNNNNNNNNNNNNNNNNNNNNNNNNNNNNNNNNNNNNNNNNNNNNNNNNNNNNNNNNNNNNNNNNNNNNNNNNNNNNNNNNNNNNNNNNNNNNNNNNNNNNNNNNNNNNNNNNNNNNNNNNNNNNNNNNNNNNNNNNNNNNNNNNNNNNNNNNNNNNNNNNNNNNNNNNNNNNNNNNNNNNNNNNNNNNNNNNNNNNNNNNNNNNNNNNNNNNNNNNNNNNNNNNNNNNNNNNNNNNNNNNNNNNNNNNNNNNNNNNNNNNNNNNNNNNNNNNNNNNNNNNNNNNNNNNNNNNNNNNNNNNNNNNNNNNNNNNNNNNNNNNNNNNNNNNNNNNNNNNNNNNNNNNNNNNNNNNNNNNNNNNNNNNNNNNNNNNNNNNNNNNNNNNNNNNNNNNNNNNNNNNNNNNNNNNNNNNNNNNNNNNNNNNNNNNNNNNNNNNNNNNNNNNNNNNNNNNNNNNNNNNNNNNNNNNNNNNNNNNNNNNNNNNNNNNNNNNNNNNNNNNNNNNNNNNNNNNNNNNNNNNNNNNNNNNNNNNNNNNNNNNNNNNNNNNNNNNNNNNNNNNNNNNNNNNNNNNNNNNNNNNNNNNNNNNNNNNNNNNNNNNNNNNNNNNNNNNNNNNNNNNNNNNNNNNNNNNNNNNNNNNNNNNNNNNNNNNNNNNNNNNNNNNNNNNNNNNNNNNNNNNNNNNCCCTTACCAGTTGTCGGTATTGACTAATATCGGTCACTTTCACCTTGTAGCCCTGCAGGGCTTCCGAAGTTTGGCCAGCCAGGCGAGTCACATTGCCGGTCACCTGTTGAATGATTTCATAAACCGCTTCGTACGTGAAGTTCTGCCTTCGTTCCGCTTCGGTCAGTGCCTCGGTCAATGTGGCCATACCCAAGTCCCGGTGAAGGAGTAGAAGTCGAATAAATTTGCGGTCTCCAGCTGCGCCTTCAGCCTCACGCATTTTGCGGTGAAATTGCCGGAAAACTTCAGGGATCTGCGGACTCTGAAAGGGGAGCGCATCTCGGATGGCACGCGGTTTTTTCAGAAGCGCCTCCAGATAGTGATCCAGACGGGTGAACAGCTGATTTCGTTCGTAAGAACGAGGATACTCCGCGATCACTTGATTCTGAGCCACAATGACCAGATGATCCACGAACTTCTTGACCCAGACGGCCTGTCCCACATAAACGCAAGGAACGGAATACTGATTCGTTTCCACATGAATTAAGGAGAGCTGATTGACCTGACAGGACACCAGTTGGCAGGCTTCAAACGGTGTTTCCGGTAGGGGATGGAGCGTCAGCTTTTCCCTGGCCCAAACCTGGGCCACCGTTTCATCGGTATGCGGAACACGGACGTGTTCCGCTTCTTTCTGGCACCACTCCAGAAGGTAGTCATTCAGCTCATCCAGGGACTGTACGTCTGGAAAAGGAACGAGTGTGTTACGCCGGACATAACCGACCGTTCCTTCAATCCGGCCTTTTTCATTTCCCCTTCGGGGATTGGCGAATGTGGCTTTGAATCCGTAATGCGCCTGGAGCGCGATAAACGCTTCCTGTTCCAGGCGATGCCGGCCCTCCAGAATTTTCTCTACGGCTGTTTTCAAATTGTCCAAGAGGCCTTCGACCGGCACACCTCCCAGAAATTCAAAAGCGTGTACAAAGCCATCCAAAAAAGCCTCCTGTTTCTGATGGGCATAGGCTCGGACAAAACGTAAACGGCTAGATGAGAGCTGGAGACAAAACAAAAAGATTCTCTGCGTCCGCCCGCTCAGGATGATATCCGCCTCACCCCAGTCGAACTGGAATTGAAGGCCCAATTGAAACTCAAGGGGGATGAACACCTCCTTCTGTTTTTGCCTTCTCCGAGCAACGAGTTTACGAATGTTAGAGGCAGATCCTTTGAAGTTGTATTCTTCGACCAATCGTTGATAAACTCTCGCCGCCGTATGTTTCTGTTTGACCCAGTGTTTTTGATCCTCAAGGAGCCACTGATCGATGACGGGCAGAATGCGTTGAGTTTCCTCTGAGTATTCTTTCTTCCCGTACGAACGTTGCCGAACCGCAAGGGTCGGAGGCTCCTTCTGTTTGAGATATTTACTCACCGTATTTCTTGAAATCCCTAAATTTCTCGCAATCTCACGTTGAGAAAGGCCTTCAACCTCCTTCATAATTTTGATACGATCATAGAGAGCCATATCGATCATCCTTTTTTCCCTCTCCCTTATGTAGAATTGCTGGTTACTTTTCTATCATAGGAAAGATGGGCTAAAAATTGGAAATCATGTGGCTCATTTCTATGCGATCATTTTGCCTATAAATGGCTCAATTCCAAGTTATCAAAAACACCAGTATTCAAAGCAACATACGATGAAAAAAAACATATCATTACCTGATCACTCTCATACAGTCTTAGTCAAAAATTATACGAAGAGTTAATCGCACATAAAGATTATTATCTGTCTTTTACTTTCCCCAGCCCAGTACAAAAAGATACAAAAAGATACTAAACTCCATTCTACGACACTTTCTAAAGGTGAATGGGCAGGGGGAGGCAGATTGAGATATTCTAAGGTTGTTTTGAACAAGAGTAATTCATTAGCACTGGAGGAAAGAAAATGTAGTGGCCAGCAGTATTCGCTTAATAATGTTGACGAGGATAAAGATAGCTGAGGATCTGATAAACGATCTATAATTTGCTGGAACAGGAAGGCCTGAAGATACTAACCGTCAATACCAAGCACGTGAAGAACATCCCGGATGTGAAAATGAATTTCAGAAGTTTGAAAATAAGTATTAATGAGAGGGTTAGCTGAGACCCAAGAAAATACACGAAATGACTAGATACAAGGATCATGGAGGTTTCCAGATTTATCGCTTTTGTATCTTTTCGTTTATAGCCTGACTTCCTAACGAATAAAGTATGATTAAGACTAAAAGCAGAACAATACGCAATATCTCAAATTTAAAAGGAACGATCACAATAACAGCAAGGATTAAAGCAATGTAAAGCAATGCCAAAAGAAAAGGAGATCGTTTAAATGACAAGTAAGTGCTAACAAATCTTTTCATCAGAGATCATCTCTTAGATAAATAATTTTATACGGACAATTATATAAGATATGTCATGTAAACGCTATACATTTTTAATGACCATATAACTATAAAATCGAGACTTTATCCGATAAATCGACAAGATAATTTAACCATACGGAGGGATTTCGATGAGAATAAAGGGAATAAAAATAAACACGGATGACTGATCAGCCACTCAAAAAGTTTTTTAAAGAAATTATACGGTCACCGTATCCATTGACAGCATAAGCAAAGAGTTTAGAACCTTGATTATTCAAGGACTCTGGGTTCTTATTTTAAAAAAAGTTGGTGATATTGGAAGCAGAACAGATAAACACATTAAAGACTGTAACTTAAATATTTGATTAATGGATTCTTTCATATTGTTAAATAGTTAAATATATGTTTAACGTTTGAATTATAAAGCTTTTTTCGATAAGATACAACGTAGAAGGGAGGGGGAGTTCATAATCCGATGCGATCAATTATTCATCCCGGTATGACAGATGTTGCTCTGGAACAACTGTTTTATGCACTCAGTGATAACACACGCTTAAAAATTGTTGAGCGGCTGTATAAATCCGGTGAACAGCAGTGCAAGTCCTTTGACACCCTGGCTTCGAAAGCGGCGCTGTCCCATCATTTCAAAGTCCTGAGAGAGACTGGAGTCATTTGGGTGAGAGAAGAAGGAAGAAAACGTTTTTTATCTGTCCGAGCCAAAGAGCTGGATCAAAAGTTTCCCAGCCTTTTGGAAACAGTCATCGAATGTAAGGTGAAAAATGATGCTGAGATACATTCGCAAAAGTAATCTTTATTTTTAATCTGTACTGGCCTGATTTTATCAACTTTTTTGAAAATATGGATGAAGGAGAGTAAGTAAAATGAAAATAAAAAAGGCATACTTTCGCATGTATGTCAATAATCTCGATGACGTCTTGCCTTTTTATCAGAAACTCTATGGATTGCCGGTCAATTTAAGATTCAAATACGAGGAAATGCATCTGGAATTAGCTTCAATCGGACATTTTCTGTTTGTCGCCGGAACGCCTGATGACTTAAAGCCATTCAGCCAAACTAAAATAACCTTTTTAGTCGATTCTCTGGATGATTTTCTCACTTATTTTGAGGAGAACAAAATAAAAATCATTAGAAAACCCCGAAAAGTGCCGACCGGTAGAAATGTGACGGTGCAGCATCCGGACGAATTGATTGCGGAGTATGTTGAGCATCAGGTTTCCGAAGTTCAAGCGGTCAATCTGATGAGTCACGAAAAATCCTGATTTTTGAATTAAAAGATTAATCGACGGCAAGCGGGATACACAAAAAATAAAGCAGTGTTATTGGAGAGATACTGGTGAGAGCTTTAACTGTGTGCGGAAAAGAAAAAAGGACTCTTACTCTCGGAATGACTGGAGGTACACCGGAAAGATCCACTTTGATCGAGAGGGTTTTCCAACGGCTTCATCTTGTTGCATTTTTTTGCCTGACAGCGATGCAGGAGCAGCAACGCAATGGCACTAGGAGGCAGGAAGATGAGTAGTTGGAGGAAGAACCACACGATTTTTATGGCGGCCATTTTGTCCGGATCGATACTTAATCCACTGAATTCATCGATGATTGCCTTGGCACTGCACAGCATTCAGCAGGACTATCATCTGAGTTTCGCGACTGTCTCTTGGCTGGTCTCTGCTTTCTATCTGGTCAGTGCTGTCGGTCAGCCGGTGACGGGGAAGGCTGGCGATCTGGTCGGGCGACGAAAGTTGTTCCTCGGCGGTCTGGTGCTTTCGGCAATCGCCTGTTTTTTTGCCCCTCTGGCATCGACTTTTCTTATCCTGCTTCTGATGCGTCTCTTACAGGCGGTCGGCAACAGCACAATTTATCCTTCCAGCGTGGCTCTGGTACAGCGTTCAGTCAGTCAGAAGAAACAGGGATCCGCGCTGGCCGCCTTGGCCATTTGCGCGTCGGTGATGACGGCGTTTGGTCCGACGGTTGGCGGTTTCCTGATTGTCTGGGGGGGCTGGCCGAGTATTTTCTACGTGAATTATCCGTTTATTTTCATCAGTCTCATTCTCGGTTTCTTCGTGTTTCCGAAGGACGTCAGAAATCATGCTTATCACTTGAAAAGTTTTCTGTGGCAGCTGGACATCCCCGGAATTGTTTTGTTCTCGATCAGTATTGTCGGCCTGCTCTGGTTCCTGCTCACACTGAAAGAACACGTTGCGTTTTGGACACTTGCCATCGGTCTGGCTGCAGCGGCACTTTTTATCTGGAGAGAATGGAAGACGCACGCCCCCTTTGTCGATCTGCATCTGTTGAAAATGAATCACCGGCTGACGCTTGTCTATCTGCTTTTTATTCTGCTGAACGTCGCTAATTACTGCCTTTTTTACGGTATGCCTGCTTTTTTTCAGAGCGGGATGCATCTGGGTGTCCGCGCGAGCGGGGCAATGATGCTGTCCATGTCGCTCGCCAGCGTTGTTGCTTCACTGATCATCGGACGACGGATTGACCGTTCGGGGCCAGCTGGGCCGCTGAAAATAGGAGCTGTTCTGACTGTACTCGGATCACTGCTCTTAATGATTGTTGCTTTCGACCGCTCCCTGATTCTAATTGGGCTGTTTCTGCTCCTGATCGGTTGTGGTTATGGTATCGGCAACGTCGCTTTACAGACAATGATGCTGATTGAGTCACCTGAAGAAATTGTCGGCACAAGCGCCGGACTGTTCCAAACGTGCCGCTTCATCGGTTCGATCGGAGCCTCAGCCGTTCTCGGCGTCATCTTTGCCCAGACAATCACTTCGATGGATTTTCTTGCCCTGACATGGGTACTTTCCGCCGTCAGCATTCCGGTGCTTTTGATCAGCTTGATTTTCTTTGGAAAAAAGCGTGCTGCAGGGGATGCAAAGTGAGGGAGTTTGAATGCGTGTCTTTGGTTAATGGCTATGTTAAAGTTCAATATTGGTTTCACCATTCTGTTGATTGGAACAAAGGGGCGCGGGCTCTGGCGGGAACCGCGGGCCCCAGCAGTGAAGTAGCGAGGGGGCTTGCGGATCGCCCGTGGAAAGCGAGCACATGGAGCGAAAATCAACAGATGAATTTAACAAAGCCTTAATGAGATTTATCAGAAAAATTCTGAATGAATGCTATCTCACACTATGTTTTACTTTGCCGGCTACCATTTTGTCGAAACGAATGGTTGGTACTTAATCTCATCAGAAGACATCATATAAATCTATATCGCCCATATCAATCCGACTACTTGATTCGTTTTAGTCAATGAACTCCTGATTTAAACTCACTGGTCTTTAGCCAGTAGATCCTTTCAGGACTTGGCGGCACAAGATACGCATTTAAACCTTGTGATTCGTTTGATCATCGAGCTTGCTTCAGGTTTCTTATTTCGCCTTCCTGCACGATCGACCGTACTGAAAGGGTAGTTATCACCTTTCCTTGCTCATCAAATTTCATATTTAGTTCGGTTATGGCTTCTGAATTTTTAACAACTTGCTTTTGAATACCATCAACTTTCCTCTCAATTCGATCCAAATGATCGTTAATTCCA
This genomic window contains:
- a CDS encoding MarR family winged helix-turn-helix transcriptional regulator, whose protein sequence is MGNVNFDLKDIPKSEDLLKFSNKNMPLKINAIQACLFLFRTTDEISKIVDSQFQKYGVSDGKFSVLMTLYNRNNHQLTPSELSNELNVTRATISGLLNGLEKDKLVERCKHPSDGRMLTIKITEKGVKLMDELCPKHFTLLSKLLGSLDCESLNSFIDNLKLIRIGIADRIFE
- a CDS encoding GNAT family N-acetyltransferase, yielding MIIREAVEKDCKDIASLINQLGYPTTVKQMHERFCKLNSAYQTFVADYEGHVIGLIGLCKGLFYEIDGSYIKIVALVIDSKYRHEGIGKKLLIAAEEWALAQGIKSVGVNSGNRPERCAAHQFYRNMGFIDKSIGFIKHLDG
- a CDS encoding SDR family oxidoreductase; the encoded protein is MRVFVTGATGYIGSAVVQELINAGNQVIGLTRSDNGAAKLKEAGAEVHHGALDDLASLHSGASDADGVIHLAFKHDFSDFAGSLATDLRAVETMGAALRGTGKPFVTTAHANGTASDNAVLALAERGVRASIVSLSPSVHGEGDKGFVPRLIHIARDKGVSAYVDDGSNRWPAVHRLDAARLFRLAVEAAPAGSQLDGVGDEGIPFRDIAEIIGKHLNLPVVSISREEADAHFGFLGALASLDIPRSSAQTQELLNWQPVHPTLIEDLEQGHYFNS
- a CDS encoding MerR family transcriptional regulator, which translates into the protein MKIQELAEKTGLTPYTIRFYEKEGLLDHRHVQREENNYRNYSDEAIERLKLVKKFKGVGCSLAELKEILQEHDENTFTNLQVIDWIRQKISEIERKKAEYDQMLETLNWMLEYRMALTNDPEKAHSLLTVRHSK
- the istA gene encoding IS21 family transposase: MIDMALYDRIKIMKEVEGLSQREIARNLGISRNTVSKYLKQKEPPTLAVRQRSYGKKEYSEETQRILPVIDQWLLEDQKHWVKQKHTAARVYQRLVEEYNFKGSASNIRKLVARRRQKQKEVFIPLEFQLGLQFQFDWGEADIILSGRTQRIFLFCLQLSSSRLRFVRAYAHQKQEAFLDGFVHAFEFLGGVPVEGLLDNLKTAVEKILEGRHRLEQEAFIALQAHYGFKATFANPRRGNEKGRIEGTVGYVRRNTLVPFPDVQSLDELNDYLLEWCQKEAEHVRVPHTDETVAQVWAREKLTLHPLPETPFEACQLVSCQVNQLSLIHVETNQYSVPCVYVGQAVWVKKFVDHLVIVAQNQVIAEYPRSYERNQLFTRLDHYLEALLKKPRAIRDALPFQSPQIPEVFRQFHRKMREAEGAAGDRKFIRLLLLHRDLGMATLTEALTEAERRQNFTYEAVYEIIQQVTGNVTRLAGQTSEALQGYKVKVTDISQYRQLVR
- a CDS encoding ArsR/SmtB family transcription factor is translated as MRSIIHPGMTDVALEQLFYALSDNTRLKIVERLYKSGEQQCKSFDTLASKAALSHHFKVLRETGVIWVREEGRKRFLSVRAKELDQKFPSLLETVIECKVKNDAEIHSQK
- a CDS encoding VOC family protein codes for the protein MKIKKAYFRMYVNNLDDVLPFYQKLYGLPVNLRFKYEEMHLELASIGHFLFVAGTPDDLKPFSQTKITFLVDSLDDFLTYFEENKIKIIRKPRKVPTGRNVTVQHPDELIAEYVEHQVSEVQAVNLMSHEKS
- a CDS encoding MFS transporter codes for the protein MSSWRKNHTIFMAAILSGSILNPLNSSMIALALHSIQQDYHLSFATVSWLVSAFYLVSAVGQPVTGKAGDLVGRRKLFLGGLVLSAIACFFAPLASTFLILLLMRLLQAVGNSTIYPSSVALVQRSVSQKKQGSALAALAICASVMTAFGPTVGGFLIVWGGWPSIFYVNYPFIFISLILGFFVFPKDVRNHAYHLKSFLWQLDIPGIVLFSISIVGLLWFLLTLKEHVAFWTLAIGLAAAALFIWREWKTHAPFVDLHLLKMNHRLTLVYLLFILLNVANYCLFYGMPAFFQSGMHLGVRASGAMMLSMSLASVVASLIIGRRIDRSGPAGPLKIGAVLTVLGSLLLMIVAFDRSLILIGLFLLLIGCGYGIGNVALQTMMLIESPEEIVGTSAGLFQTCRFIGSIGASAVLGVIFAQTITSMDFLALTWVLSAVSIPVLLISLIFFGKKRAAGDAK